The proteins below come from a single Streptococcus canis genomic window:
- a CDS encoding NADP-dependent glyceraldehyde-3-phosphate dehydrogenase → MTTQYKNLVNGEWKLSENEIKIYAPATGEELGSVPAMSREEVDAVYGAARQALAGWRALSYVERAAFLHKAADILVRDAEKIGAILSKEVAKGHKAAVSEVIRTAEIINYAAEEGLRMEGEVLEGGSFEAASKKKIAIVRREPVGLVLAISPFNYPVNLAGSKIAPALIAGNVVALKPPTQGSISGLLLAEAFAEAGIPGGVFNTITGRGSVIGDYIVEHEAVNFINFTGSTPIGERIGKLAGMRPIMLELGGKDSAIVLEDADLDLAAKNIVAGAFGYSGQRCTAVKRVLVMESVADDLVEKIRDKVLQLTIGNPEDNADITPLIDTSAADFVEGLIKDAVDKGATAHTDIKREGNLICPILFDHVTTDMRLAWEEPFGPVLPIIRVASVEEAIKISNESEYGLQASIFTTNFPQAFGIAEQLEVGTVHINNKTQRGTDNFPFLGAKKSGAGVQGVKYSIEAMTSVKSVVFDIQ, encoded by the coding sequence TTGACAACACAATATAAAAATTTAGTGAACGGTGAATGGAAATTGTCAGAAAACGAGATTAAGATTTATGCACCAGCAACAGGTGAGGAATTAGGTAGTGTCCCTGCCATGTCTCGTGAAGAGGTTGATGCTGTTTACGGTGCTGCTCGTCAAGCCTTGGCAGGCTGGAGGGCTCTTTCTTATGTAGAACGTGCGGCCTTCCTTCATAAAGCTGCTGATATTTTAGTACGTGATGCTGAAAAGATCGGTGCAATTCTTTCAAAAGAAGTAGCCAAAGGTCACAAGGCAGCTGTTAGCGAAGTTATTCGTACCGCTGAAATCATTAACTATGCAGCAGAAGAAGGGCTTCGTATGGAAGGTGAAGTTCTTGAGGGTGGTAGCTTTGAAGCTGCTAGTAAGAAAAAAATTGCCATTGTTCGTCGTGAGCCAGTTGGTTTAGTTCTTGCCATCTCACCTTTTAACTATCCCGTTAACTTGGCAGGTTCTAAGATTGCTCCAGCTCTTATTGCAGGAAATGTGGTTGCCCTTAAACCACCTACACAAGGCTCTATTTCTGGCTTATTACTTGCAGAAGCTTTTGCGGAAGCTGGTATTCCAGGAGGAGTCTTTAATACAATTACTGGTCGTGGTTCTGTCATTGGTGACTATATCGTTGAGCACGAAGCGGTTAACTTTATAAACTTTACAGGTTCTACGCCAATTGGAGAGCGTATCGGAAAACTAGCTGGTATGCGTCCAATCATGCTAGAACTAGGGGGTAAAGATTCTGCTATCGTATTAGAAGATGCTGACCTTGATCTGGCAGCTAAAAATATTGTTGCGGGTGCGTTTGGGTATTCAGGACAACGTTGTACAGCGGTTAAACGTGTTCTTGTCATGGAAAGTGTTGCAGATGACTTGGTTGAAAAGATTCGGGATAAGGTTTTGCAATTGACAATTGGTAACCCGGAAGATAATGCAGACATCACACCACTTATTGACACATCAGCTGCTGATTTTGTTGAAGGATTAATCAAGGATGCAGTTGACAAGGGTGCAACGGCTCATACAGATATTAAACGAGAAGGTAATCTTATTTGTCCTATCCTCTTTGACCATGTAACAACTGACATGCGTTTGGCTTGGGAAGAGCCATTTGGTCCAGTATTACCAATTATTCGTGTAGCCTCTGTGGAAGAAGCTATCAAGATTTCTAATGAGTCTGAATATGGCTTGCAAGCTTCTATTTTTACAACTAATTTTCCACAAGCCTTTGGCATTGCAGAGCAACTAGAGGTTGGAACAGTTCATATTAATAATAAAACACAACGTGGAACAGATAATTTCCCATTCTTAGGAGCTAAAAAATCTGGTGCGGGTGTTCAAGGAGTGAAGTACTCTATTGAAGCGATGACAAGTGTTAAATCAGTCGTTTTTGATATTCAGTAA
- a CDS encoding polysaccharide deacetylase family protein: MKKLNFILVSLLSIAMLSLVLISINHWKTKEDSQRLVLAEKKKSTSDLTIKTVKHIKNGQKDYYYFSPTANADDFFVNNLPVSMYQNEAVDKAVILLKPKLQASQLKSVQKLIISKKVYQKKLFHLTKLSEKVVSSYHITKDFQPFHLKDLVSGHLERIEQEVGKKYPDKPFHITDYDNLSDRNHLLSDHFDVNEGQLTLGKEITISLASLFDVINPDFLEAADKVAYDEYLAKKKAEEEAQHPKKIVALTFDDGPDPATTPQVLDILARYHAKASFFMMGSKVVNNEALVKRVSEAGHDIGNHTWDHPNLTKLPVDQIQSEVNRTNQAIEKACGKKPLYLRPPYGATNAMVQQASGLTQMLWTVDTRDWENHSTEGIMANLKKQLQPGGVVLMHDIHQTTVDALPTVMEYLKAEGYQCVTLSELYDHT; this comes from the coding sequence TTGAAAAAATTAAATTTTATTCTTGTTAGTTTATTAAGTATTGCGATGTTGAGTCTGGTGCTAATCTCCATTAATCATTGGAAGACCAAAGAAGATAGTCAGCGTTTAGTATTAGCTGAAAAGAAAAAAAGCACATCAGACTTAACGATAAAAACAGTTAAGCATATTAAAAATGGTCAAAAAGACTATTACTATTTTTCACCGACTGCCAACGCAGATGATTTCTTTGTTAACAATTTGCCGGTTTCTATGTACCAGAATGAAGCGGTTGACAAGGCAGTTATTCTCTTAAAACCTAAACTTCAAGCATCACAGTTGAAGTCTGTTCAGAAATTAATCATTTCTAAGAAGGTCTATCAGAAAAAGTTATTTCATTTGACAAAACTATCAGAAAAAGTGGTTAGCTCCTATCATATCACAAAGGATTTTCAACCTTTTCACTTAAAGGATTTGGTATCGGGTCATTTAGAGCGCATTGAACAAGAGGTTGGTAAAAAATATCCAGATAAGCCCTTCCATATCACTGACTATGACAATTTGAGTGATCGTAATCATTTATTGAGTGATCATTTTGATGTCAATGAGGGGCAACTGACTCTGGGGAAAGAAATCACCATTTCCCTAGCAAGTTTATTTGATGTGATTAATCCAGATTTTCTAGAAGCAGCTGATAAGGTTGCCTATGATGAGTATTTGGCTAAGAAGAAGGCAGAGGAAGAAGCCCAGCATCCTAAAAAAATAGTTGCACTGACTTTTGATGATGGCCCAGACCCTGCCACAACACCTCAGGTTTTAGATATTCTAGCCAGATACCATGCTAAAGCAAGTTTCTTTATGATGGGATCAAAGGTAGTCAATAATGAGGCTTTGGTTAAACGAGTTAGCGAAGCTGGCCATGACATTGGTAATCATACTTGGGATCATCCTAACCTAACCAAGTTACCTGTGGATCAGATTCAGAGTGAGGTTAACAGGACCAATCAGGCCATTGAGAAAGCTTGTGGAAAGAAACCTCTCTACTTACGTCCTCCGTATGGAGCCACGAATGCAATGGTTCAACAGGCCTCAGGGTTGACACAAATGTTGTGGACAGTTGACACGAGAGATTGGGAAAACCACAGTACTGAGGGAATTATGGCTAATCTCAAAAAACAATTGCAACCTGGTGGTGTGGTGCTGATGCATGATATTCACCAAACAACAGTTGATGCTCTTCCAACAGTAATGGAGTATTTAAAAGCAGAAGGTTACCAATGTGTGACCCTGTCTGAACTTTATGACCATACCTAA
- a CDS encoding DEAD/DEAH box helicase, whose amino-acid sequence MITKFPPQWQEKLDQIAFTHLTPIQEQAFQPIFDGKNLLGISPTGTGKTLAYLFPSLLSLTPKKSQQLLILAPNTELAGQIFEVAKEWAEPLGLTAQLFISGTSQKRQIERLKKGPEILIGTPGRIFELIKVKKIKMMSINTIVLDEYDELLSDSQYDFVQKISRHVPRDHQMIYMSATNKVDQTSLAPNTFCINLSGQTNDAIQHFYLMVDKRKRTDLLRKFANIPNFRALVFFNSLSDLGAAEERLQYNGAAAVSLASDINVKYRKIILEKFKNHDLSLLLATDLVARGIDIDNLDYVIHFDLARDKENYTHRAGRTGRMGKSGVVITLVNHPEDIKKLKKFAKVSEIQLKHQQLLPKK is encoded by the coding sequence ATGATCACTAAATTTCCCCCTCAATGGCAAGAAAAACTTGACCAAATCGCATTTACCCATTTAACGCCAATCCAAGAGCAGGCCTTTCAACCCATTTTTGATGGCAAAAATCTCCTTGGCATCAGCCCTACTGGAACAGGCAAAACCTTGGCCTATCTCTTTCCAAGCCTCCTATCGTTGACTCCTAAGAAATCCCAGCAACTGCTCATTTTAGCACCTAATACCGAATTAGCTGGTCAAATTTTTGAAGTTGCTAAAGAATGGGCAGAGCCCCTAGGGTTAACTGCACAACTTTTTATTTCTGGAACCAGTCAAAAACGTCAAATCGAACGTCTCAAAAAAGGCCCAGAAATCCTGATTGGAACCCCTGGACGCATTTTTGAACTGATTAAGGTGAAAAAAATCAAGATGATGTCTATCAACACCATTGTTTTAGATGAATACGACGAATTATTAAGTGATTCTCAGTATGATTTTGTTCAAAAAATCAGTCGCCATGTTCCTCGTGACCATCAAATGATTTACATGAGCGCTACTAATAAGGTGGACCAAACTTCCTTAGCTCCAAATACATTCTGCATCAATCTTTCAGGGCAAACCAACGATGCTATTCAGCATTTTTACCTCATGGTTGACAAGCGCAAGCGAACAGATTTACTACGAAAATTTGCTAATATCCCTAATTTCCGTGCCTTGGTCTTTTTTAATAGCTTGTCTGATTTAGGAGCTGCTGAAGAACGCCTACAATACAATGGTGCCGCAGCTGTTTCTTTAGCCAGTGATATTAACGTCAAATACCGCAAAATCATTCTTGAAAAATTTAAAAACCATGACCTATCCCTCCTACTAGCCACAGACCTCGTTGCTCGAGGGATTGATATTGATAACTTAGACTACGTGATTCATTTTGACCTTGCCCGTGATAAAGAAAATTATACCCACAGGGCTGGGCGAACAGGTCGAATGGGAAAATCTGGTGTCGTGATTACCTTGGTTAACCATCCTGAAGACATCAAAAAACTCAAAAAATTCGCCAAAGTTTCCGAAATACAACTGAAGCATCAGCAACTCCTCCCTAAAAAGTAA
- the udk gene encoding uridine kinase, whose amino-acid sequence MLKKPIIIGVTGGSGGGKTSVSRAILDSFPNARIAMIQHDSYYKDQSHMSFEERVKTNYDHPLAFDTDFMIQQLKELLAGRPVDIPIYDYKEHTRSDKTFRQDPQDVIIVEGILVLEDERLRNLMDIKLFVDTDDDIRIIRRIKRDMMERGRSLESIIDQYTSVVKPMYHQFIEPSKRYADIVIPEGVSNVVAIDVINSKIASILGEV is encoded by the coding sequence ATGCTTAAAAAACCGATTATTATTGGTGTAACTGGTGGTTCCGGTGGTGGTAAAACAAGTGTGTCACGCGCAATTTTGGACAGTTTTCCAAATGCTCGTATTGCGATGATTCAACATGATTCTTACTATAAAGATCAGTCGCACATGAGTTTTGAGGAGCGGGTCAAAACCAATTATGACCATCCTTTGGCTTTCGACACTGACTTTATGATTCAGCAGTTAAAAGAATTATTGGCGGGAAGACCGGTGGATATTCCTATTTACGACTACAAAGAGCACACTCGTAGTGATAAGACTTTTCGTCAAGATCCTCAGGATGTTATTATTGTCGAAGGTATATTGGTTCTGGAAGATGAACGTCTTCGCAACTTAATGGACATCAAATTATTCGTGGATACAGATGATGATATTCGTATTATTCGTCGAATTAAGCGTGATATGATGGAACGCGGCAGAAGTTTAGAAAGCATTATTGATCAGTACACAAGTGTGGTGAAGCCGATGTATCATCAATTTATTGAGCCAAGTAAACGTTATGCTGATATTGTCATTCCAGAGGGAGTCAGTAATGTGGTCGCTATTGATGTCATCAACAGTAAAATTGCAAGTATTCTTGGCGAAGTTTAA
- a CDS encoding DUF1294 domain-containing protein produces MLLKWGLVLFLWNSFVFTLYAFDKQKAIKRQWRISEKTLLLTTLFCGGLGAWLAAKSCHHKTRKWYFVLTWYLGMLLTLLFTYAILKVLN; encoded by the coding sequence ATGTTATTAAAATGGGGATTAGTTCTCTTTTTGTGGAATAGTTTTGTTTTTACCCTTTACGCTTTTGATAAACAAAAAGCTATCAAGAGACAATGGAGGATTAGTGAAAAAACCTTACTGCTCACCACGCTTTTTTGCGGTGGTCTAGGTGCTTGGTTAGCCGCCAAGTCTTGTCACCATAAAACGAGAAAGTGGTATTTTGTCCTGACTTGGTATTTGGGAATGCTGCTTACCTTACTCTTTACGTATGCTATCTTAAAAGTGCTAAACTGA
- a CDS encoding GAF domain-containing protein produces the protein MIKTKKIEQYQLLLVQAQGLFAKESNAMANLSNASALLNMTLPNSVFTGFYLFDGKELILGPFQGGVSCVHIKLGKGVCGESAQSRRTIIVDDVKQHANYISCDAAAMSEIVVPMVKDGHLLGVLDLDSSLVADYDEVDQEYLEAFVDLLLEKTTFTFDMFGVKN, from the coding sequence ATGATTAAGACCAAAAAAATTGAACAATACCAATTACTGTTAGTGCAGGCACAAGGCTTATTTGCGAAAGAATCAAATGCTATGGCTAATTTGTCCAATGCCAGTGCCCTTTTAAACATGACCCTACCCAATTCTGTTTTTACAGGATTTTACCTTTTTGATGGGAAAGAATTAATTCTTGGACCTTTTCAGGGAGGGGTTTCTTGCGTCCATATCAAGCTTGGTAAAGGTGTTTGCGGAGAATCCGCCCAGTCTAGGCGGACCATTATTGTAGATGATGTGAAGCAGCATGCCAACTATATTTCCTGTGATGCGGCAGCCATGAGTGAAATTGTTGTTCCTATGGTGAAAGATGGCCATTTACTTGGGGTGCTAGACTTGGATTCTAGCCTTGTGGCTGATTATGATGAGGTTGATCAAGAATATTTAGAAGCCTTTGTGGACCTACTTCTTGAAAAGACCACGTTTACCTTTGACATGTTTGGAGTTAAAAACTGA
- the dnaX gene encoding DNA polymerase III subunit gamma/tau codes for MYQALYRKYRSQTFDEMVGQSVISTTLKQAVESGKISHAYLFSGPRGTGKTSAAKIFAKAMNCPNQVNGEPCNQCDICRDITNGSLEDVIEIDAASNNGVDEIRDIRDKSTYAPSRATYKVYIIDEVHMLSTGAFNALLKTLEEPTENVVFILATTELHKIPATILSRVQRFEFKAIKQKAIREHLAWVLDKEGIAYEVDALNLIARRAEGGMRDALSILDQALSLSPDNQVTIAIAEEITGSISMLALDDYVQYVSQEQATQALAALEIIYDSGKSMSRFATDLLTYLRDLLVVKAGGENQRQSAVFDVNLSLEMDRIFQMITVVTSHLSEIKKGTHPRIYAEMMTIQLAKKELASLQASLSGELTSEIEILKNELAQLKQQLSQLQSCPDLLAGASSKSGKTRPKTASYKVDRVTILKIMEETVQNSQQSRQYLEALKNAWNEILDSISAQDRALLMGSEPVLANSENAILAFEAAFNAEQAMNRTDLNAMFGNIMSKAAGFSPNILAVPKADFHHIRSEFAQQMKSQKEGVQKEQEVPLDIPEGFDFLADKIRAVED; via the coding sequence ATGTATCAAGCCCTTTATCGGAAATACCGCAGTCAAACCTTTGATGAAATGGTGGGACAATCGGTTATTTCTACAACCTTAAAGCAGGCAGTTGAATCTGGCAAGATTAGCCATGCTTATTTATTCTCAGGTCCTAGAGGGACTGGAAAAACCAGTGCGGCAAAGATTTTTGCCAAGGCCATGAACTGTCCTAACCAAGTCAATGGTGAGCCCTGTAATCAATGTGATATTTGCCGTGATATTACTAATGGAAGCTTGGAAGATGTGATTGAAATCGACGCAGCCTCTAATAATGGTGTTGATGAAATCCGTGACATTAGAGATAAATCAACTTATGCTCCGAGTCGAGCAACCTACAAGGTTTATATTATTGATGAGGTTCACATGTTATCAACAGGGGCTTTTAATGCGCTTTTGAAAACCTTGGAAGAACCGACAGAAAATGTAGTTTTTATCTTAGCGACAACAGAATTACACAAAATTCCAGCCACTATTTTATCACGTGTGCAACGCTTTGAATTCAAGGCTATTAAGCAAAAAGCTATTCGAGAGCATTTAGCTTGGGTTTTGGACAAAGAAGGTATTGCCTACGAGGTAGATGCCTTGAATCTTATTGCAAGGCGGGCAGAAGGAGGCATGCGTGATGCCTTGTCTATCTTAGATCAGGCTTTGAGTTTGTCACCAGATAATCAGGTCACCATTGCTATTGCCGAAGAAATCACAGGTTCCATTTCCATGCTTGCTCTGGATGACTATGTCCAATATGTCTCTCAAGAACAGGCTACACAAGCTCTGGCAGCATTAGAGATTATTTATGATAGTGGGAAAAGTATGAGCCGCTTTGCGACAGATTTACTGACCTATCTGCGTGATTTATTGGTGGTCAAAGCTGGCGGTGAAAATCAGCGTCAGTCAGCTGTTTTTGATGTCAATTTGTCTCTTGAGATGGATCGTATTTTCCAAATGATAACAGTGGTTACTAGTCATCTGTCTGAAATTAAAAAAGGAACCCATCCTCGGATTTATGCTGAGATGATGACCATCCAGTTAGCTAAGAAAGAACTGGCGTCGCTCCAAGCGAGTTTGTCAGGAGAGCTAACTTCAGAGATTGAAATTCTCAAAAATGAGTTGGCACAACTTAAACAACAATTGTCGCAGCTCCAATCGTGTCCTGATTTGCTGGCAGGAGCGTCCAGTAAATCAGGTAAAACTAGACCTAAAACCGCTAGTTACAAGGTTGATCGGGTTACCATTTTGAAAATCATGGAAGAAACAGTTCAAAATAGCCAGCAATCTCGCCAGTATTTAGAAGCTCTTAAAAATGCTTGGAATGAAATTTTAGACAGTATCTCTGCCCAAGATCGAGCATTACTAATGGGATCAGAGCCCGTCTTGGCTAATAGTGAAAATGCCATTTTAGCCTTTGAAGCTGCTTTTAATGCGGAACAAGCTATGAACCGTACAGACCTCAACGCTATGTTTGGCAATATCATGAGCAAGGCTGCTGGCTTTTCCCCTAATATTTTAGCAGTGCCAAAAGCAGATTTTCATCATATCCGTTCAGAATTTGCCCAGCAAATGAAATCGCAAAAAGAGGGTGTTCAAAAAGAGCAAGAAGTACCACTTGATATTCCAGAAGGCTTTGATTTTTTGGCCGATAAAATTAGGGCTGTTGAGGATTAA
- a CDS encoding DUF3272 family protein, giving the protein MTIRQFLFMAFVCAFETYFFNDLLLSRDYLFALFWGLLLFRDLRRVYAINQFTKSLIKAANSPKKKD; this is encoded by the coding sequence ATGACTATTCGACAATTTCTTTTTATGGCCTTTGTTTGTGCCTTTGAAACCTATTTTTTCAACGATTTGTTACTTTCTAGAGACTATCTCTTTGCTCTATTTTGGGGGTTATTACTCTTTAGAGATTTGAGACGGGTATATGCCATTAATCAATTTACTAAAAGCCTTATCAAGGCCGCTAATTCTCCCAAGAAGAAAGACTGA
- the birA gene encoding bifunctional biotin--[acetyl-CoA-carboxylase] ligase/biotin operon repressor BirA codes for MKTSERIYQLLAQTDDFISGEYLAEQLNLSRTSVWKSIKSLENQGLQIESLKHKGYRMLQGDILLPKIISQDLGIPVSYNPKSQSTQLDAKQGIEAHKSAPRLYLASSQEAARGRLNRQFFAASNGGIYMSMHLKPNVPYTDMPPYTMMVASSIVKAISRLTDIDTEIKWVNDIYLGNHKIAGILTEAITSVETGLITDVIIGVGLNFFVTDFPEAIAKKAGSLFTEKPTITRNDLIIDIWKLFLSIPVKDHVKVYKEKSLVLNKQVTFVEHSQEKHATAIDLTDQGHLIVQFDNGDLQTLRSGEISLSSWEN; via the coding sequence ATGAAAACATCCGAAAGAATTTATCAATTACTAGCACAAACCGATGACTTCATAAGTGGGGAATATTTAGCAGAACAACTTAATCTTTCCCGCACATCTGTTTGGAAATCCATCAAAAGCCTCGAAAATCAAGGCCTGCAAATTGAGTCCTTAAAACATAAAGGCTATCGTATGCTTCAAGGGGACATTTTACTCCCCAAAATCATTAGTCAAGATCTTGGTATTCCCGTTAGCTACAATCCTAAAAGCCAATCTACCCAGCTGGATGCCAAACAAGGGATTGAAGCTCATAAGAGTGCTCCGAGACTTTATCTGGCTTCTAGCCAAGAAGCTGCCAGGGGGCGTCTCAATCGGCAATTTTTTGCAGCTAGCAACGGTGGCATTTACATGTCAATGCACCTAAAACCCAATGTCCCTTACACCGATATGCCCCCTTATACCATGATGGTTGCTTCCAGTATTGTCAAAGCCATCTCGCGATTAACAGACATTGATACAGAAATCAAATGGGTAAACGACATCTATCTCGGTAACCATAAAATTGCAGGGATTCTGACAGAAGCCATTACTTCTGTTGAAACCGGCTTAATCACCGATGTCATTATTGGGGTTGGCCTCAACTTTTTTGTAACTGATTTTCCAGAAGCCATTGCCAAAAAAGCAGGCTCTCTCTTTACCGAAAAACCAACTATCACGCGCAATGACCTTATCATTGACATCTGGAAATTATTCTTATCTATTCCTGTCAAAGACCATGTCAAAGTTTACAAAGAAAAATCACTTGTTCTTAATAAACAAGTGACTTTCGTTGAACATAGTCAAGAAAAACATGCTACTGCGATTGATTTAACTGATCAAGGACACCTTATTGTCCAATTTGATAATGGTGACCTTCAAACCTTGCGAAGCGGCGAAATCAGTCTTTCTTCTTGGGAGAATTAG
- a CDS encoding leucine-rich repeat domain-containing protein codes for MKTKKMMALAGLLVASHLCLAACQSQTNHQPNHPKTKQSSKKTATKKTKMAKKARDPKKAHKGVGGVDFPTDDGFILTKDSKILSKTDQGIVVDHDGHSHFIFYADLKGSQFEYLIPKGASLAKPAVAQQAASQGISKAADPHHHYEFNPADIVAEDALGYTVRHGDHFHYILKSSLSDQAQLQAKQVANRLPQISGPVSTATANGIPGLHFPTSDGFKFNGQGIVGVTKDSILVNHDGHLHPISFADLRQGGWAHVADQYDPFKKAEKPAEAHHTPEQSEREKDYQEKLAYLAEKLGIDPSTIKRVETQDGKLGLEYPHHDHAHVLMLSDIEIGKDIPDPHAIEHARELEKHKIGMDTLRALGFDEEVILDIVRTHDAPTPFPSNEKDSNKMKEWLATVIKLDLGSRENPLQRKGLSLLPNLEILGIGFTPIKDISPVLQFKKLKQLLMTKTGVTDYTFMDQMPHLESIDISQNNLKDISFLSKYKNLTLVAAADNDIKDIKPLGQLPNLKFLVLSNNMISDLSPLSSLSQLQELHIDNNQITDLSPVSHKESLMVVDLSRNANVDLATLKAPKLETLMVNDTKVTHLDFLKNNPSLSSLSINRAQLQSLEGIEASSIIVRVEAEGNQIKSLVLKDKQGSLTFLDVTGNQLTSLEGVNNFTALDILSVSKNQLTNVNLSEPNKTVTNIDISHNNIPLSDLKLNAQYIPEAIAKNFPAVQEGSMVGNGTAEEKAAMAAKAKESVQEASESHGHSHEHEDEEDHNHEHGDNHNHDHEAEDEANEEHNHTH; via the coding sequence GTGAAAACGAAAAAAATGATGGCCTTAGCAGGCTTACTAGTAGCAAGTCACTTGTGTTTGGCAGCCTGTCAATCACAAACTAATCATCAACCCAATCATCCTAAAACGAAACAGTCTAGCAAGAAGACAGCCACAAAAAAAACGAAGATGGCTAAAAAAGCAAGAGATCCTAAAAAAGCTCACAAAGGTGTGGGGGGTGTAGATTTCCCAACAGATGATGGGTTTATTTTAACCAAAGACTCAAAAATTTTATCAAAAACAGATCAGGGAATCGTTGTTGACCACGATGGTCACTCACATTTTATTTTTTATGCTGATTTGAAGGGGAGCCAATTTGAATACCTTATTCCAAAAGGAGCAAGTTTAGCTAAGCCAGCTGTTGCTCAGCAAGCAGCTAGCCAAGGGATTTCTAAAGCAGCAGATCCTCATCACCATTATGAATTTAATCCAGCGGATATTGTGGCTGAAGATGCTTTAGGCTACACGGTTCGCCACGGTGATCACTTCCATTATATTTTGAAGTCAAGCTTATCAGATCAGGCGCAGCTACAAGCTAAACAGGTTGCTAATCGCTTACCACAAATCAGTGGACCTGTTTCAACAGCCACAGCTAATGGTATTCCAGGCTTGCATTTTCCAACTTCAGATGGCTTTAAGTTTAATGGTCAAGGAATTGTTGGGGTAACAAAAGACAGTATTCTAGTTAATCATGATGGTCATTTACACCCAATTTCCTTTGCTGATCTTCGTCAAGGTGGTTGGGCACATGTGGCAGATCAATACGATCCCTTTAAAAAAGCAGAAAAGCCAGCGGAAGCTCATCACACCCCAGAGCAGTCTGAACGTGAAAAAGACTACCAAGAAAAATTAGCTTATCTGGCAGAAAAATTGGGCATTGATCCATCAACCATCAAACGAGTGGAAACACAAGATGGGAAACTCGGTTTGGAATACCCTCACCACGACCATGCACACGTATTGATGCTGTCTGATATTGAAATCGGAAAAGACATTCCAGATCCACATGCTATTGAACATGCTCGTGAATTGGAAAAACACAAGATTGGCATGGATACCTTACGTGCTTTAGGTTTTGATGAAGAAGTTATTTTGGATATCGTTCGTACTCACGATGCTCCAACCCCATTCCCATCAAATGAAAAAGATTCTAATAAGATGAAAGAATGGTTGGCAACTGTTATCAAACTTGACTTGGGTAGCCGGGAAAACCCATTGCAACGTAAAGGATTATCCCTATTACCTAACCTTGAAATCTTAGGAATTGGCTTTACCCCAATTAAAGACATCTCACCTGTTTTACAATTTAAAAAATTGAAACAGTTGTTAATGACAAAAACAGGGGTGACAGATTACACCTTTATGGATCAGATGCCGCACTTGGAAAGTATTGATATTTCTCAAAATAACTTGAAAGACATTAGTTTCTTGAGCAAATACAAAAACTTGACCTTAGTAGCTGCTGCGGATAATGATATTAAGGATATTAAACCTCTTGGTCAATTACCGAACCTTAAATTCCTCGTATTGAGCAATAATATGATTTCTGATCTGAGCCCACTATCATCATTAAGTCAATTGCAAGAATTGCACATTGATAATAATCAGATTACAGATTTAAGTCCTGTTTCTCATAAAGAATCATTGATGGTTGTTGACTTATCAAGAAATGCTAATGTTGATTTAGCAACACTTAAAGCGCCAAAATTAGAAACGTTAATGGTCAATGATACCAAGGTTACTCATTTGGATTTCTTGAAAAATAATCCTAGTCTATCTAGCCTATCGATTAACCGTGCGCAATTGCAATCACTTGAAGGTATTGAAGCAAGCAGTATTATTGTTAGAGTAGAAGCAGAAGGTAACCAAATCAAATCGCTTGTGCTTAAAGACAAACAAGGGTCACTCACTTTCTTGGATGTGACAGGAAACCAGTTGACTTCTCTAGAAGGAGTTAATAACTTTACAGCACTTGACATTTTAAGCGTGTCTAAAAACCAATTAACAAATGTCAATCTGTCTGAACCTAATAAGACAGTTACTAACATTGATATTAGTCATAACAATATCCCATTGTCAGACCTTAAACTAAATGCGCAATATATTCCAGAAGCAATTGCGAAAAACTTCCCAGCGGTTCAAGAAGGTTCTATGGTGGGTAATGGCACAGCTGAAGAAAAAGCAGCAATGGCTGCTAAAGCGAAAGAAAGTGTCCAAGAAGCATCGGAATCACATGGCCACAGCCATGAACATGAAGATGAGGAAGACCATAATCACGAGCACGGAGACAACCATAATCACGACCATGAGGCTGAAGATGAAGCTAACGAAGAGCACAACCATACTCACTAA